A single genomic interval of Anopheles marshallii chromosome 2, idAnoMarsDA_429_01, whole genome shotgun sequence harbors:
- the LOC128706882 gene encoding uncharacterized protein LOC128706882, protein MASLRGLLALVAFSIVVLLGDNQPNYRAGVDASMIYTGIKLPFPRHRTFYKSVGEHKIGPNLYEVSTIIQEDILLRKRCECMPRYRCRVPRNIFYLSNRDCHHREKVCCELLENAFESTNDTAIEQMGFVNDNEI, encoded by the exons ATGGCTTCCTTACGGGGACTACTCGCCCTGGTGGCGTTCTCGATCGTCGTCCTGCTCGGTGACAACCAACCGAACTACCGTGCCGGCGTTGACGCTAGCATGATCTACACCGGCATAAAGCTACCATTCCCGCGGCATCGTACGTTCTACAAATCGGTCGGCGAACACAAGATCGGACCGAATCTGTACGAGGTCAGCACGATCATCCAGGAGGACATACTGTTGCGCAAACGGTGTGAATGCATGCCGCGGTACCGGTGTCGCGTACCGCGCAACATCTTCTACCTATCGAA cCGCGATTGCCATCATCGGGAAAAAGTGTGCTGCGAATTGCTGGAAAATGCGTTCGAGTCGACCAACGATACCGCGATCGAGCAGATGGGTTTCGTGAACGATAATGAGATTTAA
- the LOC128718630 gene encoding tryptase beta-2-like, with protein sequence MGMVAAVYALALLSNLALVRCIYLDPEVAVGGDAPEYRYPYMVQLQQLMVVSYVHHCGGSLLTASYILTAAHCATVSLKLQALTGTVWRNSNAEGQRRNVTRMVAHRRYVQDGTTGPHDIALAMVEDPFLVDGVQVAIIPLLPAYYDHPFKADVIGFGKIDHDDTLPERLRVVQCSLHPPHECERHADLGAFCVGSPGATACQGDSGGPVVGTIDGIDWLVGLVSHGMRVCGAGPIVCTDVNFYGDWIREAVHNLTFGSEKSNG encoded by the exons ATGGG TATGGTTGCTGCCGTATATGCGCTAGCATTGTTGAGTAATCTCGCCCTGGTCAGGTGTATAT ACCTTGATCCGGAAGTGGCCGTCGGTGGAGATGCGCCGGAATATCGGTACCCTTACATGGTGCAGTTGCAACAGCTTATGGTTGTTAGCTACGTACACCATTGCGGTGGTTCGCTGCTAACGGCGAGCTACATTCTTACGGCAGCGCACTGTGCCACAGTGTCCTTAAAGCTGCAAGCTCTAACCGGTACAGTGTGGCGAAATTCAAATGCTGAAGGTCAACGAAGAAATGTCACACGGATGGTGGCACACAGACGATACGTACAGGATGGTACTACTGGACCACATGATATTGCACTAGCCATGGTAGAGGACCCGTTCCTAGTGGACGGTGTTCAGGTGGCTATCATTCCACTGCTACCAGCTTATTACGACCACCCGTTTAAAGCGGATGTGATCGGATTTGGTAAGATCGACCACGATGATACGCTTCCCGAACGGTTGCGCGTGGTGCAGTGCAGTCTTCATCCACCGCACGAATGCGAACGGCATGCGGATCTGGGTGCGTTCTGTGTTGGAAGTCCGGGTGCGACCGCCTGTCAGGGTGATTCCGGTGGTCCCGTCGTGGGTACGATCGATGGTATTGATtggttggttgggttggtttcCCACGGCATGCGGGTGTGCGGTGCGGGACCAATCGTTTGTACGGATGTAAACTTTTATGGCGATTGGATACGGGAAGCCGTACATAATCTCACTTTCGGCAGTGAAAAGTCAAACGGTTAA